In Tripterygium wilfordii isolate XIE 37 chromosome 15, ASM1340144v1, whole genome shotgun sequence, one DNA window encodes the following:
- the LOC120016028 gene encoding uncharacterized protein LOC120016028 isoform X1, translating into MLLACTDCIFSASMLNPISRSYNSLSWRGPSHNSLSRARKIRRLCITSLITNPESFEVGRLIGSYGFMNVTSYSGFQSGAEVEFSSRALGQLGLQDVGEGSVKIRLYEGRIAQGSLRGTPVIFKVFPGRRAGGTEADMMAANELSAHVFLQSSSKGVCQNLVLLLGGFETKTGEQWLVFRNDGKYSAADYAKVTSENMTKSRSLEQNYWNHFDNEQAIKRRSFFVMKLFQGVMSGLSYMHDHERLHQSLGPSSVVLNTMTERDAAYLVPQLRDLAFSADISYPYLEEGPGTLSEGLWRRASTAGVFTPMEKRAFGIADDIYEAGLLFAYFAFVPFCEAGAMDSLSLQRLLESTFRLDLEATREYCLADDRLLEAVKFLDLGDRAGWELLQAMLNPDFRKRPIAETILKHRFVTGAVL; encoded by the exons ATGCTCCTTGCCTGCACAGACTGCATCTTCTCCGCTTCGATGCTCAATCCCATCTCTCGCAGCTACAATTCGTTGTCCTGGAGGGGGCCGAGTCATAACTCACTCAGCCGAGCAAGGAAAATTCGGCGACTCTGCATAACGAGTTTGATCACCAACCCTGAATCGTTCGAAGTAGGCCGACTCATTGGCAGCTACGGCTTCATGAATGTCACAAG CTATTCAGGTTTTCAATCAGGTGCAGAAGTTGAATTTTCTTCTAGAGCTCTGGGGCAATTGGGACTTCAGGATGTGGGAGAAGGCAGTGTAAAAATCAG ACTTTATGAAGGTAGAATAGCACAAGGTTCACTTAGAGGAACTCCAGTTATTTTTAAG GTTTTTCCGGGGCGACGAGCTGGTGGAACTGAGGCTGATATGATGGCCGCAAATGAGCTAAGTGCTCATGTTTTCCTTCAG AGCAGTTCAAAAGGTGTCTGTCAGAACCTTGTGCTTCTTCTTGGTGGGTTTGAGACAAAAACTGGAGAGCAG TGGCTTGTTTTCCGTAACGATGGGAAGTACAGTGCAGCAGATTATGCAAAGGTTACCAGTGAAAACATGACAAAAAGCCGTTCCCTCGAACAGAACTATTGGAATCATTTTGATAATGAGCAAGCAATTAAACGCAGAAGCTTTTTTGTTATGAAGCTGTTTCAGGGTGTGATGAGTGGTCTGTCTTACATGCATGACCATGAAAGATTACACCAGAGTCTTGGACCATCATCTGTTGTTCTCAA TACAATGACTGAGAGAGATGCTGCTTACTTAGTTCCACAACTTCGGGATCTAGCCTTTTCAGCTGATATTAG TTATCCATATTTAGAAGAAGGTCCTGGAACATTGTCAGAGGGACTCTGGAGAAGGGCGTCCACTGCTGGTGTCTTCACTCCCATGGAGAAAAGAGCATTTGGAATAGCTGATGACAT ATATGAAGCAGGTCTTCTTTTTGCATATTTTGCTTTTGTTCCATTTTGTGAAGCAGGCGCTATGGACAGCCTTTCTTTGCAA AGGCTCTTGGAGAGCACTTTCCGACTTGATCTAGAAGCTACAAGAGA GTATTGTCTAGCAGATGACCGCTTACTCGAAGCTGTCAAGTTTCTTGATCTTGGTGATCGTGCTGGTTGGGAATTACTTCAG GCAATGCTGAATCCTGACTTTAGAAAGCGGCCAATTGCTGAAACTATTCTCAAGCATCGATTTGTCACTGGCGCTGTTCTTTAA
- the LOC120016028 gene encoding uncharacterized protein LOC120016028 isoform X2, whose protein sequence is MKVFPGRRAGGTEADMMAANELSAHVFLQSSSKGVCQNLVLLLGGFETKTGEQWLVFRNDGKYSAADYAKVTSENMTKSRSLEQNYWNHFDNEQAIKRRSFFVMKLFQGVMSGLSYMHDHERLHQSLGPSSVVLNTMTERDAAYLVPQLRDLAFSADISYPYLEEGPGTLSEGLWRRASTAGVFTPMEKRAFGIADDIYEAGLLFAYFAFVPFCEAGAMDSLSLQRLLESTFRLDLEATREYCLADDRLLEAVKFLDLGDRAGWELLQAMLNPDFRKRPIAETILKHRFVTGAVL, encoded by the exons ATGAAGGTTTTTCCGGGGCGACGAGCTGGTGGAACTGAGGCTGATATGATGGCCGCAAATGAGCTAAGTGCTCATGTTTTCCTTCAG AGCAGTTCAAAAGGTGTCTGTCAGAACCTTGTGCTTCTTCTTGGTGGGTTTGAGACAAAAACTGGAGAGCAG TGGCTTGTTTTCCGTAACGATGGGAAGTACAGTGCAGCAGATTATGCAAAGGTTACCAGTGAAAACATGACAAAAAGCCGTTCCCTCGAACAGAACTATTGGAATCATTTTGATAATGAGCAAGCAATTAAACGCAGAAGCTTTTTTGTTATGAAGCTGTTTCAGGGTGTGATGAGTGGTCTGTCTTACATGCATGACCATGAAAGATTACACCAGAGTCTTGGACCATCATCTGTTGTTCTCAA TACAATGACTGAGAGAGATGCTGCTTACTTAGTTCCACAACTTCGGGATCTAGCCTTTTCAGCTGATATTAG TTATCCATATTTAGAAGAAGGTCCTGGAACATTGTCAGAGGGACTCTGGAGAAGGGCGTCCACTGCTGGTGTCTTCACTCCCATGGAGAAAAGAGCATTTGGAATAGCTGATGACAT ATATGAAGCAGGTCTTCTTTTTGCATATTTTGCTTTTGTTCCATTTTGTGAAGCAGGCGCTATGGACAGCCTTTCTTTGCAA AGGCTCTTGGAGAGCACTTTCCGACTTGATCTAGAAGCTACAAGAGA GTATTGTCTAGCAGATGACCGCTTACTCGAAGCTGTCAAGTTTCTTGATCTTGGTGATCGTGCTGGTTGGGAATTACTTCAG GCAATGCTGAATCCTGACTTTAGAAAGCGGCCAATTGCTGAAACTATTCTCAAGCATCGATTTGTCACTGGCGCTGTTCTTTAA